The following proteins are encoded in a genomic region of Bosea beijingensis:
- a CDS encoding DUF6894 family protein, translated as MPRYFIDTSDGQRPLIDNVGQEFPDAEAARRAALDALPDMARDELPNGDHRTFTVSVRDTSGKAIYSAKLMLEGHWHNYR; from the coding sequence ATGCCACGCTACTTCATCGACACATCCGACGGGCAGCGACCGCTCATCGACAACGTTGGGCAGGAGTTCCCCGATGCGGAGGCAGCACGGAGGGCCGCGCTCGACGCCCTGCCCGACATGGCGAGGGACGAGCTGCCGAATGGAGATCACAGGACTTTCACAGTTTCCGTGCGCGACACCAGCGGCAAGGCTATCTACAGCGCCAAGCTGATGCTTGAAGGCCATTGGCACAATTACCGTTAA
- a CDS encoding peptidase S14: MSSLCEVAPDHQSHHLQPRGRPMVSDPQPGRQETFGTARSEAERGRRHPVPRGNWPQGSRVSAPNQPTDGMRMSLPTSAGPDDAAPDLFRPLQARDFLNPPILLAGVVDNLMYAFFRDRLMTAPLEGVVVIELSTLGGDPEVARMMGEDIRFHSEQEPNRRFVFLGKAAIYSAGATFMSFFARPNRYLTRGTRLMIHERKLQANVILDGPLTMCIANLKAKLNEIEHSIQIQNEGFQNLIAGSSVSMEQVLKLAPENWYIEANEAMNLGLIEGVI; encoded by the coding sequence GTGTCCTCGCTTTGTGAAGTGGCTCCGGACCATCAAAGCCACCATCTTCAACCCCGCGGGCGACCGATGGTTTCCGATCCACAGCCCGGCCGCCAGGAAACGTTCGGCACAGCACGGTCGGAAGCTGAGCGCGGGCGCCGCCATCCGGTTCCACGTGGGAACTGGCCGCAGGGCTCGCGAGTTTCGGCGCCAAATCAACCGACTGATGGAATGAGAATGAGCCTGCCCACATCCGCCGGGCCCGACGATGCCGCGCCCGATCTCTTCCGCCCGCTGCAAGCTCGGGATTTCCTGAACCCGCCGATCCTGCTGGCCGGTGTCGTCGATAACCTGATGTATGCCTTCTTCCGGGATCGTCTGATGACGGCGCCGCTGGAAGGCGTCGTCGTCATCGAGCTCAGCACCTTGGGAGGCGACCCAGAGGTGGCTCGGATGATGGGAGAGGATATTCGGTTCCACAGCGAGCAGGAGCCGAACCGGCGCTTCGTTTTCCTCGGCAAGGCTGCGATCTACTCGGCCGGCGCCACATTCATGAGCTTCTTCGCCCGCCCGAACCGTTACCTGACGCGCGGCACACGGCTCATGATCCACGAGCGCAAGTTGCAGGCCAATGTCATCCTCGACGGTCCTCTGACCATGTGCATCGCCAACCTCAAAGCGAAGCTCAACGAGATCGAGCATTCGATCCAGATCCAGAACGAAGGCTTCCAGAACCTCATCGCCGGTTCGTCGGTCAGCATGGAGCAGGTGCTCAAGCTGGCGCCCGAGAACTGGTATATCGAGGCCAACGAGGCCATGAATCTCGGCCTCATCGA
- a CDS encoding HWE histidine kinase domain-containing protein: MDERVLQEEIQRLRVDNRRLRRLLEAANAPAELRHRMRSTIALLLQVIRQSAHRATSIDSYVAHLAERVEAISRAQAAADDQGSIDLHSLLSEELTRFRVLEGERLELSGPTVRFNARPGQSIALAFHELALNAIEHGPLGLDDGRLRIRWHFEDKSQHHELVLEWRESGAESCPSSEAGFGTQTLTAMLFHELGAQTSLFHHERGTSCTIRIPWNERLGSVLDEQLVPLFR; encoded by the coding sequence ATGGATGAGCGGGTCCTGCAAGAAGAAATTCAGCGGTTGCGCGTCGACAACAGACGCCTCCGTCGCCTGCTGGAAGCTGCCAACGCGCCGGCCGAGCTACGCCACCGTATGCGCTCGACCATCGCACTGTTGCTGCAGGTCATCAGGCAGTCGGCCCATCGCGCAACGAGCATCGACAGCTACGTTGCGCATCTCGCTGAGCGCGTCGAAGCCATCTCCCGAGCTCAGGCTGCTGCCGACGATCAGGGCTCGATCGACCTGCATTCGCTCCTGTCGGAGGAGCTGACCCGGTTTCGTGTACTGGAAGGAGAGCGGCTGGAGCTCTCAGGGCCCACCGTGCGCTTCAATGCCCGGCCAGGACAGAGCATCGCTCTTGCGTTTCATGAACTCGCGCTCAATGCCATCGAACACGGCCCCTTGGGCTTGGATGACGGAAGACTCCGTATCCGATGGCATTTCGAAGACAAATCACAGCACCACGAGCTTGTGCTGGAATGGCGGGAAAGCGGTGCTGAATCATGTCCTTCGTCGGAGGCAGGTTTCGGAACACAGACTTTGACAGCAATGCTGTTTCACGAACTCGGGGCGCAGACCTCGCTATTCCATCATGAGCGCGGCACATCCTGCACGATCCGAATTCCATGGAACGAGAGACTGGGCTCGGTTCTCGACGAACAGCTCGTGCCGCTGTTCCGTTGA